The following are from one region of the Nicotiana tabacum cultivar K326 chromosome 3, ASM71507v2, whole genome shotgun sequence genome:
- the LOC107764962 gene encoding proline-rich receptor-like protein kinase PERK8 encodes MASPDSSPSVVPLPVFPAASPSNSSSSTSPPPPPDSSAPPPQFSSPPAPLSPPPSESKSPPPVESPPPPSPPPPTAAAPPPSVSPPPPPSPPPPSPKAPPPASAPPPVSSPPPPSRESPPPAPPPSPPSPPPAVSPSPPPPVKNPSPPPDSPPPPPPPVVNPPQNSPPPAVSTPPPASLPSAPPPVPLTSPPPSISPPAPPNNASLAGAPPPLPVPRLPTEKPTAKSTTPNPAITADSSPRNGGGNRTGGVVAIGVVAGFLALSLVILAVWFTRKRKKRESAFNLNYLGPSPFAASSPNSDTSFLRSRSQHSAYLAANGSQSTFMYSPEHGGIGNSRSWFTYEELAEATNGFSSESILGEGGFGCVYKGVLSDGREVAVKQLKSGSGQGEREFRAEVEIISRVHHRHLVSLVGYCISEQQRLLVYDYVPNDTLDYHLHGKGGTMDWATRVKVAAGAARGLAYLHEDCHPRIIHRDIKSSNILLDINFEAQVADFGLARLAGDVNSTHVSTRVMGTFGYLAPEYASSGKLTEKSDVYSFGVVLLELITGRKPVDQSQPLGDESLVEWARPLLAQALETENFEDIVDPRLEKNFVASEMFRMIEAAAACVRHSGPKRPRMSQVVRALDSMDELSDLSNGMKPGQSEIFDSREQSAQIRMFQRMAFGSQEYSSDFFNYSQSSYRS; translated from the exons ATGGCCTCTCCAGATTCTTCCCCTTCTGTTGTTCCACTCCCAGTTTTCCCTGCAGCTTCACCTTCAAATTCTAGTTCTAGTACATCCCCTCCTCCACCTCCAGACTCTTCAGCTCCACCTCCTCAATTCTCTTCTCCACCAGCTCCGCTTTCTCCTCCTCCATCAGAGTCAAAATCACCACCACCTGTAGAATCTCCTCCACCTCCTTCGCCACCACCTCCGACAGCAGCAGCACCACCACCGTCAGTATCACCGCCGCCACCGCCCTCACCACCACCACCTTCTCCTAAGGCTCCTCCGCCTGCCAGTGCCCCACCTCCAGTTTCATCTCCACCCCCTCCATCACGAGAATCTCCTCCTCCAGCCCCTCCTCCTTCCCCACCTTCTCCCCCTCCAGCAGTTTCACCTTCCCCTCCACCACCAGTGAAAAATCCATCACCACCCCCTGAttctccaccaccaccaccaccacctgtTGTAAATCCGCCACAAAACTCCCCTCCACCTGCTGTATCAACACCCCCTCCAGCTTCACTGCCCTCTGCTCCTCCACCTGTCCCCTTAACATCTCCACCCCCTTCTATTTCTCCTCCTGCTCCTCCTAATAATGCATCTCTAGCTGGAGCTCCCCCTCCATTACCTGTGCCTCGCCTTCCTACAGAGAAGCCCACAGCTAAATCAACTACCCCTAACCCTGCTATCACTGCAGATTCAAGCCCCAGAAATGGTGGGGGAAATAGGACTGGAGGTGTAGTGGCAATTGGTGTTGTTGCTGGGTTTTTGGCCCTTAGCCTGGTGATTCTTGCTGTCTGGTTTACACGGAAgcgaaagaaaagagagagtgcATTTAATCTCAATTACTTGGGACCCTCTCCATTTGCCGCTTCCTCACCAAATTCAG ATACATCATTCCTAAGATCAAGGTCCCAACATTCTGCTTATCTTGCTGCAAACGGCTCGCAAAGCACTTTTATGTACTCTCCAGAGCATGGCGGTATTGGAAATTCAAGATCATGGTTCACTTATGAAGAATTAGCTGAGGCGACAAATGGTTTTTCCTCCGAGAGTATTTTAGGTGAAGGTGGGTTTGGATGTGTTTACAAAGGTGTTCTTAGTGACGGAAGGGAAGTCGCTGTCAAACAGCTGAAAAGTGGAAGTGGACAAGGGGAACGTGAGTTCAGAGCAGAAGTTGAGATTATCAGCCGTGTACACCATCGTCATTTGGTTTCGCTCGTTGGTTATTGTATCTCAGAGCAACAAAGGTTACTTGTCTACGACTATGTGCCAAACGACACGCTTGACTATCATCTTCATG GTAAAGGCGGGACTATGGATTGGGCTACCCGAGTGAAAGTAGCTGCTGGTGCAGCACGTGGACTTGCTTATCTGCATGAAGACT GCCATCCCCGCATTATCCATAGGGatatcaaatcatcaaacatTCTCTTGGATATCAACTTTGAGGCACAG GTTGCAGATTTTGGGCTTGCAAGGTTAGCAGGTGATGTCAATAGTACACACGTGTCAACTCGTGTGATGGGAACCTTTGG ATACTTGGCGCCCGAGTATGCATCTAGTGGAAAATTAACGGAGAAATCTGATGTTTACTCATTTGGCGTTGTGCTTTTGGAGCTTATTACGGGGCGGAAACCTGTTGACCAATCTCAGCCGTTAGGTGATGAAAGCCTGGTTGAATGG GCTCGACCTTTGCTTGCTCAAGCACTTGAGACTGAAAATTTTGAAGATATAGTAGATCCTAGGCTTGAAAAGAACTTTGTTGCGAGTGAGATGTTCCGGATGATTGAAGCAGCTGCAGCTTGTGTACGTCATTCAGGCCCAAAAAGGCCTCGTATGAGCCAG GTGGTTAGAGCTCTAGATTCCATGGATGAACTGTCAGATCTGTCCAATGGAATGAAACCTGGACAAAGTGAAATTTTTGATTCAAGGGAACAATCTGCACAGATAAGAATGTTTCAAAGAATGGCCTTTGGAAGTCAAGAGTACAGTTCAGATTTCTTCAATTACTCCCAAAGCAGCTATAGGAGTTGA